The Deinococcus malanensis genome segment CTCCGTCTACGCACAACTGGTGCAACCCCAACCGCCTCCTGTTCCACAAGCGCCTGAACGACGCAATCGCCAGAGGTGAGCCCTTCGCTCTGGTGTTCATCGACCTTGACCACTTCAAACGCGTGAATGACACCTACGGCCACCCGGGCGGTGACGAGTACCTGCAGCAGGTCGCGCGACGGGCGCAGGCAGTCATGCGCAAAACTGACACGGTCGCGCGCATCAGCGGTGACGAATTCGCCGTGATCGCCAGGGGCGTCAGCACTGCAAATGAGGCTGAACGCGTCGCGCAGAACATCACCGGCATGTTCCGCGCGCCATTTCAGGTCGCTGGTCAGCCGCTGTTCGCCACCGCGAGTGTCGGCGTGAGCTTGCATCCTGCGCATGGCACGTCTGCTGAGGAGGTCCTGTCCAGCGCCGACCAGGCCATGTACCACGCGAAAGCGGAAGGGCGGAACGGGTACCGCGTGTTCAACGAAACACTCCGCAGCGACCTGCCGGACCGGCACCTGCTGCAGGCCGCCCTGGAATACGCCATCACGAACAACCAGCTCACACTCGAGTACCAGCCGATCTACGACCTCACCACGGGACAACTGATGAGTATGGAGGCCCTCGCCCGCTGGACGCACTCGGAGTATGGCCAGGTCAGCCCTCGCGTGTTTATTCCTATCGCGGAGGAAACGAACCTTATTGTTTATCTCGGTGATTGGGTGCTGCGCGAAGCATGCCGTCAGAACCGCGCCTGGCAGGATGCAGGTTTTCCGCCCGTTGTGGTGGCGGTGAATGTCTCAGCAGTGCAGTTCGGTCAGCCGGATTTCATTGAGCGTGTCCGTTCGGCGCTGGACAGTGCGGATCTTGCCGCCAGCCTGCTGGAGTTGGAGCTTACGGAGAGCATGGTCGTTCACGAGAGCGCCATGGGACGCCTGGAGGAATTGCGTGCCTTGGGCGTGCGTGTATTCCTGGACGACTTTGGTACCGGGTATTCATCGCTGGCGCAATTGCAGCGCCTGCCGATTCATGGCTTCAAGATTGATCAGAAGTTCGTCGGGGAACTGACCGGACGGAGCGCTGGGCCTGGCAGTCTGCGCATTATCAAGATCATCATGATGCTTGCTGAGGCGCTGGACCTGCATGTCGTGGCCGAGGGTATCGAAACGCCCGCGCAACTGGAAGCTCTGCGTGACACGGGCGTGGTGAGCGCGCAGGGCTTCCTGCTAAGCCGGCCTCTTGCGGCAGAAGCCGCCACCACCTTGCTCGCTGAGCGCGCCATCCAAGCCGCAGCGGACGACTGACGACTGGCTCCGATCATCCGAAGGGTCGGGGCTGCGCATGAGGCAGATGTAGCACTCTCAGCAAGGAAGCACAGGACAAGGACCCTTCGCGGGCGGCCGTCACATGGTGCCCCCGGTCATCACGCGTTGGAATCGTCGACGGAGCGCACGGTGAGCACTGCGCCGATCCTGCCGCCATCAGCGGCAAAGACAGGGTTTGCACTCCCCTGCACCAGCAGACTAGTACCGTCCGGCCTCGCAATCCGCCAGCGGGCGTTCTGAATGACCTCCCCGTGCACCGCACGGGTCAGCGGCAGGTCCTCCACCGGGTGGGGCTCACCGTCCACTGTTAGCAGGTGATAGGTGCGGGTGTAGTTTTCAGGCGTCACTTCAAGCTGCTGCACCCCGTGCAGCCGGGCAGCCTCCTCATTCACGAAGATGATCCGGCCCTGAGGATCGGTGACTATTACCCCCTGGTGCAGATGACTGAGAATAGCCGTGCGTGCTTCCGCTTCCCGTTCACGGGCCAGGCGGGCTTCCACATACGCCGTCACGTCCACGGAGAGGCTCAGGATGCCGGACACCTCAGCATCGAAGCCCCGGAGGGGCACATACGCGTAATTGATGTACAAGTCGTGCACTTCACCGGTGTGCGGGTCGGTCAACTGTGCACGGCGCTCGGCGCCCTGCACGGCCTC includes the following:
- a CDS encoding putative bifunctional diguanylate cyclase/phosphodiesterase, with translation MSLFSEFLTPSTHNWCNPNRLLFHKRLNDAIARGEPFALVFIDLDHFKRVNDTYGHPGGDEYLQQVARRAQAVMRKTDTVARISGDEFAVIARGVSTANEAERVAQNITGMFRAPFQVAGQPLFATASVGVSLHPAHGTSAEEVLSSADQAMYHAKAEGRNGYRVFNETLRSDLPDRHLLQAALEYAITNNQLTLEYQPIYDLTTGQLMSMEALARWTHSEYGQVSPRVFIPIAEETNLIVYLGDWVLREACRQNRAWQDAGFPPVVVAVNVSAVQFGQPDFIERVRSALDSADLAASLLELELTESMVVHESAMGRLEELRALGVRVFLDDFGTGYSSLAQLQRLPIHGFKIDQKFVGELTGRSAGPGSLRIIKIIMMLAEALDLHVVAEGIETPAQLEALRDTGVVSAQGFLLSRPLAAEAATTLLAERAIQAAADD
- a CDS encoding PAS domain-containing protein, encoding MSFLSLFAEAINDGFVAVDSNWQVTFLNRQARLMLRHPNTDSQINLQDLIPDDPTTSTWRELRRALDQQVTVEIDVFYPAFFSWHEVRAFPLDGGLGLVLRDITDRQWLLRKEAERGYLRNLFNDAPIALSILRGPQHQFEFINNFSRQLIGNRNVDGLTVREAFPELQQQGFFELLDQVYRTGEAVQGAERRAQLTDPHTGEVHDLYINYAYVPLRGFDAEVSGILSLSVDVTAYVEARLAREREAEARTAILSHLHQGVIVTDPQGRIIFVNEEAARLHGVQQLEVTPENYTRTYHLLTVDGEPHPVEDLPLTRAVHGEVIQNARWRIARPDGTSLLVQGSANPVFAADGGRIGAVLTVRSVDDSNA